From Pseudoalteromonas sp. R3, one genomic window encodes:
- a CDS encoding ATP-binding protein: MLDPKTLYVTSVVMTAMMTLLNYLTWRANKDTPGTLVYIFYPMVLFAGIIGFALHSHFQQWQTIGIANGLLFAASILHCWAISQFLGVRDKAFQFYLIVTGVLFCALVYFSAIAPGLRQRILISDLQHIAEALLLLYYFVRYAHPLYPNGSIVYLIVLSFILCVFTGRTLLMGDIHHGNLFDSPWFTITLFFNGVLAPIFYATGMAILCNERREHNLNRLTEKAQQDLEIRGLFLSTVSHEIRTPLNGILGSAQLVLNRIGDQASKAYCEAIINSAESLNLLIDKVLDYASLEQSDEVLAAEDIEFKSWLNNLCLLMTPMAEQRGLTFTLVYDMPEQVCYYCDQQKLRQILLNLVGNAIKFTDQGEVKVCVEMIKEGNMAHRVRFSVIDTGPGIEEEDIEKLTEPYVQSSAGKTKGGTGLGLAITARLLDKMGSQLEILSELDKGSSFSFDLTLTVGELSLVEKRHHNVDYATGLDILLVEDLDLNRKIAIEFMASDEHRIKLANDGESAIEQLTEHAFDVVLLDMNLPDLTGQEVLKRLKNIEHKNRRTPFLAFTASLSPEEIKEYLALGIRDVVGKPIKQDKLRQAISNSQKAQKPDISVELSDTLYDESAVGSLSGFSEDEVSSIYNEFVLSARTKLRHIQQLLDEDDQQCIKLLHRQASTALQLGFNRYGLMLKKIERRLLDKKRCDEELSDAMVLWQQSLEAYLQYVRHHTLN; encoded by the coding sequence TTGCACTGCACAGCCACTTTCAGCAGTGGCAGACGATAGGCATAGCTAACGGCCTCTTGTTTGCCGCATCCATACTCCATTGCTGGGCGATCAGCCAGTTTCTGGGTGTTCGCGATAAAGCTTTTCAATTTTACCTAATCGTCACCGGCGTTTTATTCTGTGCTCTGGTCTATTTCAGCGCCATAGCGCCGGGTCTCAGGCAACGTATTCTGATCTCCGACCTCCAGCACATCGCTGAGGCACTACTGTTGCTATACTACTTTGTCCGCTATGCCCATCCGTTATACCCTAACGGCAGCATTGTTTATCTCATTGTGTTGAGCTTTATCCTTTGTGTCTTTACCGGCCGTACCTTGCTCATGGGGGATATTCACCATGGTAACTTGTTCGACAGCCCCTGGTTTACCATTACCCTCTTTTTTAATGGCGTACTGGCACCCATCTTTTATGCCACCGGTATGGCTATTTTGTGTAATGAACGACGCGAACATAATCTTAACCGCCTGACCGAAAAAGCACAGCAAGACCTGGAGATCCGAGGTTTATTCCTGTCCACGGTCAGTCATGAGATCCGCACCCCACTCAATGGCATACTCGGTAGCGCTCAGCTGGTACTCAATCGCATTGGGGACCAGGCCAGCAAGGCATACTGCGAAGCCATTATTAATTCAGCGGAATCTCTTAACCTCCTTATCGATAAAGTGCTTGATTACGCCAGCCTGGAGCAAAGCGACGAAGTATTGGCCGCCGAAGACATTGAATTTAAAAGCTGGCTCAACAACCTGTGCCTGCTGATGACACCTATGGCAGAGCAGCGCGGGCTGACGTTTACACTGGTATACGATATGCCAGAACAAGTTTGCTACTACTGTGATCAGCAAAAACTTCGCCAGATCCTGTTAAACCTGGTGGGTAACGCCATCAAGTTTACCGATCAGGGTGAAGTAAAGGTCTGTGTTGAAATGATCAAAGAAGGCAATATGGCTCACAGAGTGCGTTTCAGTGTGATAGATACCGGCCCCGGCATTGAAGAAGAAGACATCGAGAAACTCACCGAGCCCTATGTACAAAGCAGTGCCGGCAAAACAAAAGGAGGCACCGGGCTTGGACTGGCCATCACTGCACGTCTGCTGGATAAAATGGGCAGCCAACTGGAAATTCTCAGCGAGTTGGATAAAGGCAGCTCTTTTAGCTTTGATTTAACCCTGACGGTCGGAGAACTCAGCCTGGTCGAAAAGCGCCATCACAATGTCGACTATGCCACCGGCCTGGACATTTTACTGGTCGAAGACTTGGATTTAAATCGAAAGATTGCTATTGAATTTATGGCCAGTGACGAACATAGGATAAAACTGGCCAACGATGGTGAAAGTGCCATTGAACAGCTTACCGAACATGCCTTTGACGTTGTCCTGTTGGATATGAACTTGCCTGATTTAACCGGTCAGGAGGTACTTAAACGGCTTAAAAATATTGAACATAAGAATCGACGCACGCCATTTTTGGCCTTTACTGCCAGCCTCAGCCCGGAAGAAATCAAAGAGTATCTGGCTCTGGGGATCCGTGATGTAGTGGGTAAACCGATCAAACAAGATAAGCTGCGCCAGGCCATCAGTAATTCGCAAAAAGCGCAGAAGCCAGATATCAGCGTCGAACTAAGCGATACCCTCTATGATGAAAGCGCGGTAGGCTCACTCAGCGGCTTCAGCGAAGATGAAGTCTCATCCATCTATAACGAATTTGTTTTATCTGCCCGGACTAAACTGCGTCACATCCAGCAACTGTTGGATGAAGATGATCAGCAGTGTATTAAACTATTACATCGCCAGGCCAGCACCGCGCTCCAGCTTGGCTTTAATCGCTATGGCTTAATGCTCAAAAAAATCGAGCGCAGGCTTTTGGATAAGAAACGCTGCGATGAAGAGCTATCGGATGCCATGGTGTTATGGCAGCAAAGCCTGGAAGCCTACCTGCAGTATGTGCGTCATCACACGCTCAACTAA
- a CDS encoding amidohydrolase family protein produces the protein MTLLKSPLAIAIGAAMIGLSTPSVAATTDKAEQASTKEWNVLTPPGDKQTITIDTNETTWSNLDVSPDGKSIIFDMLGDIYVMPMSGGKATAITSDRAWNFQPKFSPDGTKIAFISDREGAENLWVMDVNGDNMRKVSDESHNLLHNPAWSPDGQYIAVKQGQVTGRTIPGGSIRMYHISGGKGVVVRDRLHGAKSQKNIAEPAFSTDGKKLYYSVDATPGVTWEYNKNALGSVFEIRSWDLATGEEETVIRGSGGAIRPTPSPDGKSLAFVKRIENGKVMQSALYIKDLKSGIETEIFAGLDRDLQEANGAQGNTPAFAYTPDGKALVFWAGGVFHKVDIASKQAKVIPTRVVAEKEITPALKFAVDVAPDAFKVKLARWSQISPDGKTALFQALGHLYTKDIASGKVRRVTKQNDHFEFYPSFSRDGKYIVYTSWDDQDLGAVRIVSASGGTGRVITQDPGHYINPSFSPDGKHVLYRKVTGGYLLSGDWSMEPGIYLTSAKGGEAKRIIKHGDNPHFGAEKDRIYFSVMSDGTHRELKSVDLSGEKERSHFKGDYIFDYRVSPDGHYVAFIENFNTFVAPFTSTGKTLSINKGTKSFPVQQVSKYSGDFLNWKADSSALTWAFGPTLYQRKLTDTFAFLKGAAAEPAELTAQGIDLSFEKKADKPEGILALVGGKVVTMRNADEQQEIIEDGVVLIEENRIIAVGTRADIEIPSKAKVIDITGQTVIPGLVDAHAHGSYGSHNLQPEQNWNQLSNVSFGVTTIHDPSNDSNEVFSMAELQRAGLTVAPRIYSVGRILYAGNAPGYKTPISNLEDAQFHVKRLKDAGAITVKSYNHPRRDTRQQVLEAAKQMEIMVVPEGGSKFQQNMNMIIDGHTGLEHALPIPNIYSDVTQMWSQTKAGFTPTFNVAYGGIKGEDYFYDTTDVWKNERLASFVPDYILNPRSVRREKAPEHHYNHINAAKSAKQLRDKGVTVHIGAHGQREGLGAHWELWSMAQGGFTPWEALRSGTIDGAKYLAMDHDIGTIEKGKLADLVIIDGDVLNDIRESEKVAYTVLNGRIYDAATMNETGNYNVKRQPLFFENGSKTPMHPATEVYMEEKAHKYHWKH, from the coding sequence ATGACACTACTTAAATCACCGCTGGCCATTGCCATCGGTGCGGCCATGATCGGCCTCAGCACGCCCTCAGTGGCGGCAACCACAGATAAAGCTGAACAAGCCAGTACTAAAGAGTGGAACGTACTGACTCCTCCGGGTGACAAGCAAACCATCACCATAGACACCAACGAGACTACCTGGAGTAACCTGGATGTCAGCCCGGATGGTAAATCAATTATTTTTGACATGTTGGGTGACATTTATGTAATGCCAATGAGCGGTGGTAAAGCCACAGCGATCACCAGTGACAGAGCCTGGAACTTCCAGCCAAAATTCTCTCCCGATGGCACAAAAATCGCCTTTATCTCGGACCGTGAAGGGGCAGAGAACCTGTGGGTGATGGACGTCAACGGCGACAACATGCGCAAAGTCTCTGATGAGTCTCATAACCTACTACATAACCCCGCTTGGTCACCAGATGGTCAGTACATCGCGGTTAAGCAAGGTCAGGTAACGGGTCGTACGATTCCGGGTGGTTCAATCCGCATGTACCATATCTCAGGTGGTAAAGGTGTGGTGGTAAGAGATCGTTTACATGGTGCTAAGTCGCAGAAAAACATCGCTGAACCCGCTTTCTCAACCGATGGCAAGAAACTGTATTACTCAGTCGATGCCACACCTGGTGTCACCTGGGAATACAACAAAAATGCTCTGGGGTCCGTGTTCGAGATCCGCTCATGGGATCTGGCCACCGGTGAAGAAGAAACCGTGATCCGTGGCTCCGGCGGCGCAATTCGTCCAACACCGAGCCCGGACGGTAAATCATTGGCGTTCGTTAAGCGTATTGAAAATGGCAAGGTCATGCAAAGCGCCTTGTATATTAAAGATCTGAAATCAGGTATCGAAACTGAGATCTTTGCCGGCCTGGACCGTGACTTGCAAGAAGCCAATGGTGCACAAGGTAACACCCCGGCATTTGCCTATACACCGGATGGCAAAGCCTTAGTTTTCTGGGCGGGCGGCGTATTCCATAAAGTCGACATTGCCAGTAAACAAGCCAAAGTGATCCCAACTCGTGTTGTTGCTGAGAAAGAAATCACACCTGCGCTTAAATTTGCTGTCGACGTGGCACCGGATGCTTTCAAAGTCAAGCTGGCGCGCTGGTCACAGATTTCTCCGGATGGTAAAACGGCGCTGTTTCAGGCATTGGGTCATTTGTACACCAAAGACATCGCTTCAGGTAAAGTACGCCGTGTAACAAAGCAAAACGACCACTTTGAGTTCTACCCAAGCTTCTCACGTGATGGCAAATACATCGTATACACCAGCTGGGATGATCAGGACTTAGGTGCTGTACGCATAGTGTCAGCCAGTGGCGGCACAGGCCGAGTGATCACCCAAGATCCAGGTCACTATATCAACCCGAGCTTTTCACCAGATGGTAAACATGTCTTGTATCGCAAAGTGACTGGGGGCTACCTGCTCAGCGGTGACTGGTCGATGGAACCGGGTATATACCTGACCAGTGCCAAAGGTGGCGAAGCCAAGCGCATCATCAAACATGGTGACAACCCACACTTCGGCGCAGAAAAAGATCGTATCTATTTCAGCGTCATGAGCGATGGTACACACCGTGAACTGAAATCTGTTGACCTCAGTGGTGAAAAAGAGCGTTCACACTTCAAAGGCGACTACATTTTTGACTACCGCGTTTCTCCTGATGGTCACTATGTTGCCTTCATCGAAAACTTCAATACCTTTGTGGCACCATTTACCAGCACAGGTAAAACCCTGTCTATTAATAAAGGGACTAAGTCGTTCCCGGTACAACAAGTATCAAAATATTCTGGTGACTTCCTGAACTGGAAAGCAGACAGCAGTGCGTTAACCTGGGCTTTTGGTCCTACTTTGTATCAGCGTAAGCTCACAGATACCTTTGCGTTCTTAAAAGGCGCAGCAGCCGAGCCGGCAGAACTGACGGCGCAAGGCATTGATCTGAGCTTTGAGAAAAAGGCCGACAAGCCAGAAGGTATATTGGCCCTGGTTGGTGGTAAAGTTGTGACTATGCGTAACGCAGACGAGCAGCAAGAAATCATCGAAGATGGGGTGGTACTGATTGAAGAAAACCGCATTATTGCGGTGGGCACTCGTGCCGATATTGAGATCCCAAGTAAAGCCAAAGTGATCGATATCACTGGCCAAACTGTGATCCCAGGTCTGGTAGATGCACACGCCCACGGCAGCTACGGCAGCCATAACCTGCAACCGGAACAAAACTGGAATCAGCTATCCAACGTCAGTTTTGGTGTTACCACGATTCATGATCCATCCAATGACTCGAACGAAGTTTTCTCTATGGCTGAATTACAGCGTGCCGGTTTGACCGTCGCACCGCGTATTTACTCCGTAGGTCGCATTCTTTACGCAGGTAATGCACCGGGTTATAAAACCCCTATCAGCAACCTGGAAGATGCGCAATTCCACGTCAAGCGTCTCAAAGATGCGGGTGCTATCACAGTGAAGAGTTATAACCACCCGCGTCGCGATACGCGTCAGCAAGTGCTCGAAGCTGCCAAGCAAATGGAAATTATGGTGGTACCGGAAGGCGGTTCTAAGTTCCAGCAGAACATGAATATGATCATCGACGGCCATACCGGTCTTGAGCATGCCCTGCCGATCCCGAACATCTATTCCGACGTCACGCAAATGTGGAGCCAGACCAAAGCCGGTTTCACACCAACGTTTAATGTGGCCTACGGTGGTATCAAGGGAGAAGATTACTTCTATGACACCACAGATGTATGGAAGAACGAACGTCTGGCCAGCTTTGTTCCAGACTACATTCTTAATCCGCGTTCAGTGCGCCGTGAAAAGGCCCCAGAACACCACTACAACCATATCAATGCAGCAAAATCCGCGAAACAACTGCGTGATAAGGGCGTAACGGTACACATTGGTGCACACGGTCAGCGCGAAGGCCTGGGTGCACACTGGGAGCTGTGGTCAATGGCGCAAGGTGGCTTTACGCCATGGGAAGCGCTGCGTAGTGGTACCATCGATGGTGCCAAATATCTGGCTATGGACCACGACATTGGTACCATTGAAAAAGGCAAACTGGCCGACTTAGTGATCATCGATGGTGACGTACTGAACGACATCCGCGAATCAGAAAAAGTTGCTTATACCGTTCTGAATGGTCGTATCTATGATGCTGCGACAATGAACGAAACGGGTAACTATAATGTGAAGCGTCAGCCGCTGTTCTTCGAAAACGGCAGTAAAACGCCAATGCATCCGGCAACGGAAGTATATATGGAAGAAAAAGCACATAAATATCACTGGAAACATTAA
- a CDS encoding methyl-accepting chemotaxis protein: protein MSDLSHLFKSLNLTQKLISAFLLVALIPTAIIITMALMQSSDAMTRQVYAQLGAVGEIKESAIERHFNGVQDKLVSLAVNPYVKQAARDFIQAYGEVDDAVATPASLTRFYREQFAPRFKSLNEQAAPPAILLDDLSPQGITLQTRYLAENPHPLGEKFNLLSSPVDDTYDQVHRQYHEFFTKIADVYEFYDIFIVDNLNGNVIYSVYKESDFATSLLYGPYSKSNIAKAFLAARELSQEGDMAFVDYEQYLPSYNAPASFVAAPLVFDGQVSATLIFQLSIDALNIIMTERQGLGESGETYLVGPEGLMRSDSYLDPVHHSVTASFRHPEKGTVNTEAFKLAMQGQQGQKVVLDYNGNPVLSAYTSVDVFNVRWALLAEIDEAEAFAPINTLRTQLLMVLAVCIIMIILAAFWFARTLTRPVHALVNTIRKVEQEGDFALRTEINTLDEIGRCGQAFNSLLDALQLSISETNRVMNRMAAGRFDDRISAPCKGELDTLKRATNDCAQSLQTALSDVGQVIHAMSEGQFDKQIQSDMSGDLATLKQHINTSMHSINATMTEIVSVMSEMEQGHFRGQVQVEAQGSLQQLKMSVNNSVSSVAGAVDGLAAMMSALRQGDFSQRLELPLRGQLEELKDDTNSSVENLAAIIEDIGHTMAAVSEGDFKQTVSTPAQGQLGELKEHINVSVCSVDEAISEISSVMMAISHGRFDRTINSPMCGQLDTLKGDINHSVNNLSRVIEELASVMSAMSQGDFTVQIESDLQGQLLQLKEDVNASTTTVSDAINEVTRVLGALAKGQLNEQINGHYEGVFETLQRDVNATIAKLTEVIEGIQYAAGQVTQSAGEIAASNTEISQRTEEQAANLEEASASTSHMLEELTLVAKQSGTAVELASNAETIAKEGGSLSQDTVTAIGEVNRASKDINEIVSVIDALAFQTNLLALNAAVEAARAGENGRGFAVVANEVRELAGRSAASAKQIKEIIANSNEKVEQGTQLANHSGEKLDQIVEAVADVSQNIVKINLSTTTQQQSIKEVDIVVQRLTDLIQENSAITEETMAAARQMSEQANAMRELLGYFEVNARQQNALASPEQELLIHSYNAS from the coding sequence ATGTCTGATCTCAGCCACTTATTTAAGTCACTTAACCTGACACAAAAATTGATCTCGGCCTTTCTCTTGGTCGCCCTGATCCCAACCGCCATCATCATCACTATGGCCCTGATGCAGTCATCCGATGCCATGACCCGACAGGTCTATGCTCAATTGGGGGCGGTCGGTGAAATCAAAGAAAGCGCCATTGAGCGTCATTTCAATGGCGTGCAGGATAAACTGGTATCGCTGGCGGTAAACCCCTATGTCAAGCAAGCTGCCAGGGACTTCATCCAGGCCTATGGCGAAGTCGATGATGCCGTTGCGACACCCGCCAGCCTGACGCGCTTTTATCGCGAGCAATTTGCGCCACGCTTTAAGTCACTCAATGAGCAAGCCGCACCACCGGCAATATTACTAGACGACTTGTCCCCTCAGGGGATCACTTTGCAAACCCGTTACCTGGCCGAGAACCCGCATCCTCTGGGGGAAAAGTTTAATCTGCTCAGTAGTCCTGTTGACGACACATACGATCAAGTGCACAGGCAATACCATGAGTTTTTCACTAAAATTGCCGACGTTTATGAGTTTTATGATATTTTTATTGTCGATAACCTGAATGGCAATGTTATCTATTCGGTCTATAAAGAGAGCGACTTTGCCACCTCACTGCTCTACGGCCCTTACTCAAAGAGCAATATTGCCAAAGCGTTTCTCGCTGCCCGCGAATTAAGTCAGGAAGGTGACATGGCGTTTGTTGATTATGAGCAGTATTTGCCTTCTTACAATGCTCCCGCGAGTTTTGTCGCAGCCCCCTTGGTCTTTGATGGTCAGGTATCAGCCACATTAATCTTCCAACTCTCGATTGACGCCCTGAATATCATAATGACGGAACGTCAGGGGCTGGGAGAAAGCGGAGAAACCTATTTGGTTGGTCCGGAAGGCCTGATGCGCTCAGACTCTTATCTGGATCCGGTTCATCACTCAGTAACTGCCTCATTTCGCCATCCGGAAAAAGGCACTGTGAATACCGAAGCATTCAAATTAGCCATGCAGGGACAACAAGGACAGAAAGTCGTACTCGACTATAATGGCAACCCTGTATTGTCGGCTTATACCTCAGTTGATGTGTTTAACGTACGTTGGGCTCTGCTGGCAGAAATCGATGAAGCCGAAGCCTTCGCACCGATCAATACTTTGCGTACCCAGCTACTTATGGTGCTTGCGGTCTGTATTATTATGATTATTCTTGCCGCTTTCTGGTTCGCTCGTACTCTGACTCGCCCGGTTCACGCGCTGGTAAATACCATTCGCAAAGTGGAGCAAGAGGGAGACTTCGCTTTACGCACTGAGATAAATACTTTGGATGAAATTGGTCGCTGTGGCCAGGCATTTAACTCCCTGCTGGACGCTTTACAGCTGTCTATTTCAGAGACAAACCGAGTAATGAACCGCATGGCCGCAGGCCGATTTGACGACAGGATCAGTGCGCCGTGTAAAGGGGAGCTGGATACCCTGAAGCGTGCCACGAATGACTGTGCGCAAAGCCTGCAAACGGCATTGAGTGATGTGGGGCAAGTGATCCATGCAATGTCAGAAGGCCAGTTTGACAAGCAGATCCAGTCTGACATGAGTGGCGACCTGGCAACGCTCAAACAACATATCAACACTTCTATGCATTCCATCAATGCGACCATGACGGAAATTGTTAGCGTGATGTCAGAGATGGAGCAAGGCCACTTCCGTGGGCAAGTGCAGGTAGAAGCGCAAGGCAGCCTGCAACAACTAAAAATGAGCGTGAATAACTCTGTAAGCAGTGTTGCCGGGGCCGTTGATGGGCTCGCCGCTATGATGAGTGCACTACGTCAGGGCGACTTTAGTCAACGTCTTGAGTTACCGCTACGCGGCCAGCTTGAGGAGCTCAAAGACGACACTAACTCCAGCGTGGAAAATCTCGCCGCCATTATAGAAGACATCGGTCACACTATGGCTGCCGTCAGCGAGGGGGATTTCAAACAAACCGTATCAACACCAGCCCAGGGGCAGCTTGGGGAGTTAAAAGAACACATTAATGTCTCGGTATGCAGCGTCGATGAGGCCATCAGCGAAATTTCATCGGTCATGATGGCAATCAGCCACGGTCGCTTCGACCGCACTATCAACTCACCTATGTGTGGTCAGCTGGACACACTCAAAGGCGATATTAACCATTCGGTGAATAATCTCAGCCGTGTCATAGAAGAGCTGGCCAGCGTCATGTCGGCGATGAGTCAGGGAGACTTTACCGTTCAGATTGAGTCCGATTTGCAGGGCCAACTATTGCAGCTAAAAGAAGACGTTAACGCCTCCACAACCACAGTATCTGACGCCATCAATGAAGTTACCCGGGTGTTAGGTGCGCTGGCCAAAGGACAGCTGAATGAACAGATCAATGGCCACTATGAGGGCGTATTTGAAACACTGCAACGTGATGTTAATGCCACCATCGCTAAGCTGACTGAAGTGATAGAAGGGATCCAATATGCGGCGGGTCAGGTGACCCAGAGTGCCGGCGAAATTGCTGCCAGTAACACGGAGATCAGCCAGCGTACCGAAGAGCAGGCTGCTAACCTGGAAGAAGCCAGTGCCAGTACCAGTCATATGCTTGAAGAACTGACTCTAGTGGCCAAGCAATCGGGCACAGCAGTGGAACTGGCAAGTAATGCGGAAACCATAGCCAAAGAAGGCGGCTCTCTGTCACAGGATACAGTAACAGCGATCGGCGAGGTGAACCGGGCCAGCAAAGACATTAATGAAATTGTGTCGGTGATCGATGCGCTGGCTTTTCAGACCAACTTGCTGGCGCTCAATGCCGCCGTAGAAGCAGCGCGGGCAGGTGAAAATGGCCGGGGTTTTGCAGTGGTTGCAAACGAAGTGCGTGAGCTGGCGGGCCGCAGTGCCGCTTCTGCCAAGCAAATCAAAGAGATCATTGCCAACAGTAACGAGAAAGTGGAACAAGGCACCCAGCTGGCTAATCATTCAGGCGAGAAGCTGGATCAAATAGTCGAAGCCGTTGCCGATGTGAGCCAAAATATAGTGAAAATCAACCTGTCGACTACCACACAGCAGCAGTCAATCAAAGAAGTGGATATCGTGGTACAACGCCTGACGGACTTAATTCAGGAAAACTCAGCTATCACGGAAGAGACGATGGCGGCAGCACGACAAATGTCGGAGCAGGCCAATGCGATGCGTGAATTACTTGGTTACTTTGAAGTTAATGCGCGTCAACAGAACGCTCTGGCGTCACCTGAACAGGAGCTGCTGATCCACAGCTATAACGCCTCTTAA
- a CDS encoding amidohydrolase, whose protein sequence is MSTLTVALVQQSIDWLAPQNNFSQLETQLQAQQAQLHGCDLIILPETFATGFALAEPCAEPPQEGTALAFLQQQAQRWQAVVAGSVLVMHGDKKANRFYWCWPDGTVRHYDKRHLFCLGKEGDYVIAGEERVVFEVNGFRILPQVCYDLRFPVFQRNRNDYDVMINVANWPAARRRIWDTLLQARAIENQCYVLGCNRVGEDGYGTAHNGGTAAYDYTGALLAGVADDKADVLVVSLDKTSLESFKLGFPAHLDADSFSLQ, encoded by the coding sequence ATGTCAACTTTAACCGTGGCGCTGGTGCAGCAGTCGATTGACTGGCTGGCACCTCAGAATAATTTTTCTCAGCTGGAAACTCAGCTGCAAGCTCAACAGGCTCAGTTGCACGGCTGTGATCTGATCATTTTGCCTGAAACCTTCGCAACGGGCTTTGCGTTGGCCGAACCTTGTGCAGAACCACCCCAGGAGGGGACAGCCCTGGCTTTTTTACAACAACAAGCGCAGCGCTGGCAGGCTGTTGTGGCGGGCAGCGTGCTGGTGATGCATGGTGACAAGAAAGCCAATCGTTTTTACTGGTGCTGGCCGGATGGCACTGTGCGCCACTATGATAAACGTCACTTGTTTTGCCTTGGCAAAGAAGGGGATTATGTCATTGCCGGAGAGGAGCGCGTGGTATTCGAGGTAAATGGCTTCAGGATCTTGCCGCAGGTGTGTTATGACCTGCGTTTCCCTGTATTTCAGCGTAATCGCAATGACTATGATGTGATGATCAATGTGGCCAACTGGCCTGCTGCACGACGTCGTATCTGGGACACGTTATTGCAAGCCAGAGCGATTGAAAATCAGTGTTATGTGCTGGGTTGTAACCGGGTTGGTGAGGATGGGTATGGCACAGCACATAATGGCGGGACAGCTGCATATGATTATACCGGCGCCTTATTGGCGGGTGTAGCGGATGATAAAGCCGATGTGCTGGTGGTCAGCCTGGACAAAACGTCGCTGGAGTCCTTTAAGCTGGGCTTTCCTGCGCACCTGGATGCGGACTCATTTTCCCTGCAATAA
- a CDS encoding methionine aminotransferase — MTALANQHGALNLSQGFPEFDAPERLKLRLAQYAQASMNQYAPSPGMPALQQQIAALVERKYGAKVQAAAQVTVTAGATEALFVAIQTLVRPGDEVIVFDPAYDSYHPAIELAGGTSVHIALRSPDYLIDWQQVAAAVTTKTRAIIINTPHNPSAKTLKAADITALKALLNEHDLYLISDEVYEHITFDAQPHMSALRDPDLATRAMVVASFGKTFHCTGWKLGYCIAPETLSDEFRKIHQYVTFSCFTPAQLALADMLKEEPEHVDALSDFYQHKRDLLVEALQPGRFTILPSEGSYFLLLDYSAISTLDDVRFCEYLVEEVGVAAIPLSVFYAGGSTDKVIRLCFAKEDSTLQEAAKRLCQL, encoded by the coding sequence ATGACCGCGCTGGCCAATCAGCATGGTGCACTCAATTTGTCTCAGGGTTTTCCTGAATTTGATGCGCCTGAGCGGCTCAAACTCAGACTGGCCCAATATGCTCAGGCTAGTATGAATCAGTATGCGCCTTCGCCTGGTATGCCGGCTTTACAACAGCAAATTGCTGCATTGGTTGAGCGCAAATACGGGGCCAAGGTCCAGGCTGCAGCTCAGGTGACCGTGACCGCTGGCGCCACAGAGGCACTGTTTGTGGCCATTCAGACGCTGGTGCGTCCGGGTGATGAAGTGATAGTGTTCGACCCAGCGTATGATTCTTATCATCCTGCCATTGAGCTGGCAGGCGGTACCAGTGTGCATATCGCGCTACGCTCCCCCGATTATCTGATTGACTGGCAACAGGTTGCAGCCGCTGTGACGACAAAAACGCGCGCGATTATTATCAATACACCGCATAACCCAAGTGCAAAAACGCTCAAGGCTGCGGACATAACAGCGCTAAAGGCGCTGCTGAATGAGCATGACCTGTATCTGATCAGCGATGAAGTGTATGAGCACATTACCTTTGATGCTCAGCCGCATATGAGTGCGCTGCGAGACCCTGACCTTGCAACCAGAGCTATGGTAGTGGCCAGCTTTGGAAAGACCTTTCATTGCACCGGCTGGAAGCTGGGATATTGTATTGCACCTGAGACGCTCAGTGATGAGTTTCGTAAGATCCATCAGTATGTCACCTTCTCTTGTTTTACCCCGGCACAGCTGGCGCTGGCTGATATGCTCAAAGAGGAACCGGAGCATGTCGATGCATTGTCTGATTTCTATCAGCATAAGCGCGATCTGCTGGTTGAGGCACTTCAGCCGGGACGATTTACCATTTTGCCCAGCGAAGGCAGCTACTTCTTGTTACTGGACTACAGCGCCATTTCGACACTGGATGATGTACGCTTTTGTGAATACCTGGTGGAGGAAGTCGGCGTTGCGGCGATCCCCCTCAGTGTATTCTACGCAGGCGGCAGTACCGATAAGGTGATCCGTCTGTGTTTTGCCAAAGAAGACAGTACCTTACAGGAGGCTGCGAAGCGTTTATGTCAACTTTAA